The following proteins come from a genomic window of Ferrovibrio sp. MS7:
- a CDS encoding formate dehydrogenase subunit gamma yields the protein MYATWDPTRAGDIINHLRGLEGPLLPILHALQAEFGHVPKPALPLIAEALNISRAEVHGVVSFYHDFREQPAGRHVLKLCRAEACQSMGSEAMAKQFLDRLGLGWGETTRDGRLTIEATYCLGLCACAPAAMLDGEVVGRLDDARLDELAREMRR from the coding sequence ATGTACGCCACTTGGGACCCGACGCGTGCCGGGGACATCATTAACCATCTGCGGGGCCTGGAAGGGCCACTTCTGCCGATCCTGCATGCCTTGCAGGCGGAATTCGGTCATGTGCCGAAGCCAGCCTTGCCGCTGATCGCCGAGGCGCTGAACATTTCGCGCGCCGAAGTGCATGGTGTGGTCAGCTTCTACCATGATTTCCGCGAGCAGCCGGCAGGCCGCCATGTGCTCAAGCTGTGCCGCGCCGAAGCCTGCCAGTCGATGGGCAGCGAGGCGATGGCCAAGCAATTCCTGGATCGGCTCGGGCTCGGCTGGGGCGAGACCACGCGCGATGGCAGGCTTACCATCGAGGCCACTTATTGTCTCGGGCTCTGTGCCTGCGCCCCAGCGGCGATGCTGGATGGCGAGGTGGTCGGGCGGCTGGATGATGCCCGGCTCGATGAATTGGCGCGGGAGATGCGGCGATGA
- a CDS encoding LysR family transcriptional regulator codes for MIDKLEFLMALAREQNFGKAAEQCGVTQPTFSAGIKSLEDTLGVMLVQRSSRFLGFTAEGERVLDWARRIVGDTRAMRQEVAALKHGLAGHLRIAAIPTALAMVSALTTPYRAKHPNVKFTILSSTSVEILSMLENLEVDAGLTYVDNEPLGRARSVPLYPEQYRLLTSESSPLGDRDTVTWEEVSRIPLCLLTPDMQNRRIINRLLRAAGGEPEPTLESNSMIVLFSHVRTGRWASVMPEKLADTLGLTEKLRSIPIIEPAAVHMIGLVVPSREPMTPFTAALVAEAKLLAAELA; via the coding sequence ATGATCGACAAGCTCGAATTCCTCATGGCGCTGGCGCGCGAGCAGAATTTCGGCAAGGCCGCGGAGCAATGCGGCGTGACACAGCCGACTTTCTCTGCCGGCATCAAGAGCCTTGAGGATACCCTGGGCGTGATGCTGGTGCAGCGCTCTTCACGCTTCCTCGGCTTCACCGCCGAGGGTGAGCGCGTGCTGGATTGGGCGCGGCGTATTGTCGGCGACACCCGCGCCATGCGCCAGGAAGTCGCGGCATTGAAGCATGGTCTGGCCGGGCATCTCAGGATTGCGGCGATTCCTACCGCGCTGGCCATGGTCTCGGCGCTTACCACGCCCTACCGCGCCAAGCATCCGAATGTGAAATTCACCATCCTCTCCAGCACCTCGGTCGAGATTCTTTCCATGCTTGAGAATCTGGAGGTTGATGCCGGGCTCACCTATGTCGATAACGAGCCGCTGGGCCGGGCTCGCAGCGTGCCGCTCTATCCAGAGCAATACCGCCTGCTGACATCTGAAAGCAGCCCGCTTGGCGACCGCGACACGGTGACCTGGGAAGAGGTGAGCAGGATTCCGCTCTGCCTGCTGACGCCGGATATGCAGAATCGCCGCATCATCAACCGCCTGCTGCGCGCTGCCGGCGGCGAGCCGGAGCCGACGCTGGAATCGAATTCGATGATCGTGTTGTTCTCCCATGTGCGTACCGGACGCTGGGCCAGCGTGATGCCGGAAAAGCTTGCCGACACTCTGGGCCTGACCGAGAAGCTGCGCTCGATCCCGATCATTGAGCCGGCGGCGGTGCACATGATCGGCCTGGTGGTGCCGAGCCGCGAGCCGATGACGCCGTTTACTGCCGCCCTGGTGGCGGAGGCCAAGCTGCTGGCCGCCGAACTGGCCTGA
- a CDS encoding D-amino acid dehydrogenase: protein MKIAVLGAGVIGVSTAYYLARQGHDVTVLDRQHGPALETSFANAGEISPGYASPWAAPGIPVKAMKWLFMQHAPLILRMKIDVHMVEWIARMLLNCTSARYAINKSRMVRLAEYSRDCLIELRAATGIGYDERMQGTLQLFRSQAQLDGTAKDIEVLKADGVPYELLDAAGCIRAEPALAHVREKIAGGLRLPNDETGDCFKFTNALYRMAAELGVRFDFGRTILGLRAEAGRVSGVETSAGPLQADAYVLALGSFSPRLSRDIGVSLPVYPVKGYSLTYPITDATRAPESTVMDETFKIAITRLGDRVRVGGMAEISGYTNDLPERRRATLEHSVSDLFGGSGDVKSASFWSGLRPMTPDGTPIVGATRYANLFTNTGHGTLGWTMAAGSARVIADLISGRKPEIDIADLAVSRYA, encoded by the coding sequence ATGAAAATCGCTGTCCTGGGCGCGGGTGTCATTGGTGTCAGCACCGCCTATTATCTGGCCCGTCAGGGCCATGACGTGACAGTGCTGGACCGCCAGCATGGTCCTGCACTTGAAACCAGCTTCGCCAATGCCGGCGAAATATCGCCAGGTTATGCCTCGCCCTGGGCTGCTCCCGGTATCCCGGTGAAGGCCATGAAGTGGCTGTTCATGCAGCATGCGCCGCTGATTCTGCGCATGAAGATCGATGTCCACATGGTCGAGTGGATTGCCCGGATGCTGCTGAACTGCACCTCTGCCCGCTATGCCATCAACAAGAGCCGCATGGTGCGGCTGGCGGAATACAGTCGCGACTGCCTGATCGAGCTGCGTGCCGCGACCGGCATTGGTTATGACGAGCGCATGCAGGGCACATTGCAGCTTTTCCGCAGCCAGGCACAGCTTGATGGCACCGCCAAGGATATCGAGGTGCTGAAGGCCGATGGCGTACCCTATGAACTGCTCGATGCCGCCGGCTGCATCCGCGCCGAGCCGGCATTGGCCCATGTACGGGAGAAGATTGCCGGCGGCTTGCGCCTGCCCAATGATGAAACCGGGGATTGCTTCAAATTCACCAATGCGCTGTACCGTATGGCAGCCGAGCTTGGCGTGAGGTTCGATTTCGGCCGTACCATCCTTGGCCTGCGCGCTGAAGCGGGCCGGGTGAGCGGCGTGGAAACCTCGGCCGGCCCGCTCCAGGCCGATGCCTATGTGCTGGCGCTGGGCAGTTTCTCGCCCCGGCTCAGCCGCGATATCGGCGTTTCGCTGCCGGTCTATCCGGTCAAGGGCTATTCGCTCACCTATCCGATTACCGATGCAACGCGGGCGCCGGAATCCACGGTGATGGATGAGACCTTCAAGATTGCCATCACGCGGCTCGGGGACCGTGTCCGCGTCGGCGGCATGGCGGAAATTTCCGGTTATACCAATGACCTGCCGGAGCGGCGCCGGGCAACGCTGGAGCATTCCGTCTCTGATCTGTTTGGCGGTTCGGGCGATGTGAAATCCGCCAGCTTCTGGTCCGGCCTGCGGCCGATGACGCCCGATGGCACGCCGATTGTCGGTGCCACCCGCTACGCCAACCTGTTCACCAATACCGGGCATGGCACGCTGGGTTGGACCATGGCTGCCGGCTCGGCACGCGTGATTGCCGATCTGATCAGTGGCCGCAAACCCGAGATCGATATCGCCGATCTGGCCGTGTCCCGTTACGCCTAG
- a CDS encoding aspartate aminotransferase family protein: MTMLDTIDTASALRQAVAEAHDRYRAENPKSAERQQEAAAHMPGGNTRSVLHYAPFPLAFERGEGCHLWSADGHRYTDFLGDYTAGLYGHSHPRIMQTLHEVLANGISFGGHNLLEGQLAALFCARFPSLDLVRFTNSGTESNLMALATASALTGRRGVLVFEGGYHGGVFSFAGGGSPINAPYHFIVGSYNDQAGTAALIQRHAGEIAAILVEPMLGAGGSIPADAAFLHMLQDAAQRIGALFVLDEVMTSRLHPGGLQALHGLKPDLTSFGKYLGGGMSFGAFGGKRAIMEHYDPTRPGALPHAGTFNNNVLSMAAGIVGLSEILTEEALVALNRRGDALRHGLNAEAAQRGLAVQVTGLGSLMTVHFSAQPFSSAPPAAETQQLLKELLFFDLLTERFWFARRAMIALSLPVTDDDCSAFITAFGRFLDRRTRLIEQTA; the protein is encoded by the coding sequence ATGACCATGCTGGATACCATCGACACCGCCTCGGCTTTGCGGCAGGCGGTGGCGGAAGCGCATGACCGCTACCGCGCCGAAAACCCGAAATCGGCCGAGCGCCAGCAGGAAGCGGCGGCTCACATGCCCGGTGGCAACACCCGCAGCGTGTTGCATTACGCGCCGTTTCCGCTGGCTTTCGAGCGCGGCGAGGGCTGCCACCTATGGTCTGCGGATGGCCATCGCTACACTGATTTCCTCGGCGACTACACCGCTGGCCTTTATGGCCATTCGCATCCGCGCATCATGCAGACCCTGCATGAAGTGCTGGCCAATGGCATCAGCTTTGGCGGCCATAATCTGCTCGAAGGCCAGTTGGCGGCGCTGTTCTGCGCGCGGTTCCCATCGCTCGATCTGGTCCGTTTCACCAATTCGGGTACGGAATCGAATCTGATGGCGCTGGCCACGGCGTCAGCGCTCACCGGCCGGCGTGGCGTTCTGGTCTTCGAAGGCGGCTATCATGGCGGTGTGTTCTCCTTCGCCGGCGGCGGCAGTCCGATCAACGCGCCCTATCATTTCATTGTCGGCAGCTATAACGATCAGGCCGGCACTGCTGCGCTGATCCAGCGCCATGCCGGCGAAATCGCCGCCATCCTGGTGGAGCCAATGCTGGGCGCCGGCGGTTCTATTCCCGCTGATGCTGCCTTCCTGCACATGCTGCAGGATGCCGCGCAGCGTATTGGGGCTTTGTTCGTGCTGGATGAGGTGATGACCTCGCGGCTGCATCCGGGCGGCCTGCAGGCGCTGCATGGCCTCAAGCCCGATCTCACCAGCTTCGGCAAATATCTCGGCGGCGGCATGTCGTTTGGTGCTTTCGGTGGCAAGCGGGCCATCATGGAGCATTACGATCCGACGCGGCCCGGCGCACTGCCCCATGCCGGCACGTTCAATAACAACGTGCTCTCGATGGCTGCCGGCATCGTCGGCTTAAGCGAAATTCTCACCGAAGAAGCGCTGGTTGCCCTGAATCGGCGTGGCGATGCCTTGCGCCATGGCCTCAATGCGGAAGCGGCACAGCGCGGCCTGGCGGTGCAGGTCACTGGCCTCGGTTCGCTGATGACGGTGCATTTCAGTGCGCAGCCGTTCAGCAGTGCGCCGCCGGCAGCCGAGACGCAACAACTGTTGAAGGAATTATTGTTCTTCGATCTGCTGACCGAACGTTTCTGGTTTGCCCGCCGAGCCATGATCGCGCTGAGCCTGCCGGTGACGGATGACGATTGCTCAGCCTTCATTACCGCCTTTGGCCGCTTCCTCGACCGCCGCACCCGTTTGATCGAGCAAACCGCTTGA
- a CDS encoding GntR family transcriptional regulator, whose protein sequence is MAQHLSVIGALNDQVTLLLKQRIFSGEMPPGSRVVEVELAQDLGVSRGTLRAALQQLAFEGLIVQKRFHSTFVAALSARDAYEIYTLRNTLEAMAARLAARRIDGRGKAALGAALQVMERAAASGQRGEMIDADYGIHRCIFGLTDHSRLQAEYKLLEGQTQLYLRHTAGLDYDFPEILGIHRALVEAIAAGDDVAAEHLARDHNTPDGEKMVALLRQTETNEA, encoded by the coding sequence TTGGCACAGCATCTCAGCGTGATCGGCGCCCTCAATGACCAGGTCACCCTGCTGTTGAAGCAGCGCATCTTCTCCGGCGAGATGCCGCCGGGCAGCCGGGTGGTGGAAGTCGAACTGGCGCAGGACCTGGGCGTCAGCCGTGGCACCCTGCGCGCCGCCCTGCAGCAACTCGCCTTCGAAGGCCTGATCGTGCAGAAGCGTTTCCACAGCACCTTCGTGGCGGCGCTGAGTGCGCGCGATGCCTACGAGATTTACACCCTGCGCAACACGCTGGAGGCGATGGCGGCGCGGCTCGCGGCGCGGCGCATCGATGGCCGCGGCAAGGCAGCGCTCGGCGCCGCTTTGCAGGTGATGGAACGTGCCGCCGCCAGTGGCCAGCGTGGTGAGATGATCGACGCCGATTATGGCATTCACCGCTGCATCTTCGGCCTCACCGACCACAGCCGGCTGCAGGCGGAATACAAGCTGCTGGAAGGCCAGACTCAGCTCTATCTGCGCCATACCGCCGGGCTGGATTACGATTTCCCGGAAATCCTCGGCATCCACCGCGCCTTGGTGGAGGCGATTGCTGCCGGCGACGACGTGGCCGCCGAGCATCTGGCGCGCGACCACAACACGCCGGACGGCGAGAAGATGGTGGCGTTGCTGCGGCAGACAGAGACAAACGAGGCATGA
- a CDS encoding ABC transporter substrate-binding protein produces the protein MQRQSMLALMFCATLATGLNSAAQAQISGDAVIIGVLNDRSSVFADVTGEGSAIAARLAVEDYGGKVLGKRIEVVSADHQNKPDIVGSVAGRWMDVDGVDAILDGGSSAAGLLIQKMAQDRGKIAILSGPATSDLTGKACSPTGFHWTYDTYALGSGTARALTTQGADTWFFVTSDYAFGHALERDATRFITESGGKVVGGVRHPLNNPDFSSFLLQAQSSKAKIIGLANSGDDALNAVKQAAEFGIAQGGQRLGGLLLLINQIHGLGLKAAQGVIVSEAFYWDQSDQTRAFTARFEAQARKKPNMLQAGVYSATMHFLKAVEKSGTDDGVKVADAMRALPVNDFMSKDVVVRADGRVMRNMYLFEVKSPAESKAPWDYYKQIGVIPGDKAFRPAAESECPLLKKS, from the coding sequence ATGCAACGACAGTCCATGCTTGCCCTGATGTTCTGTGCAACTCTTGCCACAGGCCTCAATTCCGCCGCCCAGGCCCAGATTTCCGGCGATGCGGTGATCATCGGCGTGCTCAACGACCGTTCCAGCGTCTTCGCCGATGTGACCGGCGAAGGCTCGGCCATCGCGGCGCGGCTGGCGGTGGAGGATTACGGCGGCAAGGTACTGGGCAAGCGCATCGAGGTGGTTTCCGCCGACCACCAGAACAAGCCCGATATCGTCGGCAGTGTTGCCGGCCGCTGGATGGATGTGGATGGCGTCGACGCTATCCTCGATGGCGGTTCCTCGGCCGCTGGCCTGCTGATCCAGAAGATGGCGCAGGATCGCGGCAAGATTGCCATTCTCTCCGGCCCCGCCACCTCCGACCTCACCGGCAAGGCCTGCTCGCCCACCGGCTTTCACTGGACCTACGACACCTATGCCCTGGGCAGCGGCACGGCCCGTGCCTTGACCACACAAGGCGCCGATACATGGTTCTTCGTCACCAGTGATTATGCCTTCGGCCACGCGCTGGAGCGCGATGCCACGCGCTTCATCACCGAATCCGGCGGCAAGGTAGTGGGTGGCGTGCGCCATCCACTGAACAATCCCGACTTCTCCTCTTTCCTGCTGCAGGCGCAAAGCTCGAAGGCCAAGATCATCGGCCTGGCCAATTCCGGCGATGATGCGCTGAACGCGGTGAAACAGGCGGCGGAATTCGGCATCGCACAGGGCGGCCAGCGCCTTGGCGGCCTGCTGCTGCTGATCAACCAGATTCATGGCCTGGGCCTCAAGGCGGCGCAGGGCGTGATCGTTTCGGAAGCCTTCTACTGGGATCAGAGCGACCAGACCCGCGCCTTCACCGCGCGTTTCGAGGCGCAGGCGCGCAAGAAGCCAAACATGCTCCAGGCCGGCGTCTACAGCGCCACGATGCATTTCCTGAAAGCGGTGGAGAAAAGCGGCACCGATGACGGCGTGAAGGTGGCCGATGCCATGCGCGCACTGCCGGTGAACGATTTCATGAGCAAGGATGTCGTCGTCCGCGCCGATGGTCGCGTGATGCGCAACATGTATCTGTTCGAGGTGAAATCGCCGGCCGAATCCAAGGCGCCGTGGGATTACTACAAGCAGATCGGCGTCATTCCCGGTGACAAGGCCTTCCGCCCGGCGGCGGAAAGCGAATGCCCGCTGCTGAAGAAATCCTGA
- a CDS encoding TRAP transporter substrate-binding protein — MTNTNRRTALALLGAGAGSAALLPGVTWAQEMPRLRWRLASSFPKSLNTIFGATEYFTKRVAQLTEGRFEIRPFAAGEIVPALQVMDAVSTNTVECGHTGSFYYIGKNPAFAFGTAIPFGMNMRQHNAWLYHGGGNELLNAFYKQYKIHAIPLGNTGAQMGGWFRKELRSAADLNGLKMRVGGIAGQIMARLGLVPQQIAAGDIYTALEKGTIDAAEWVGPYDDEKLGFQKVAPFYYYPGFNESSTVIHLFVNQEAWAALPPLYQAVVETAAAEAHTWMTARYDAENPAALRRLLAGGTKLRAYPNDLIDAAYRTAQALYAELAEKNPEFKTLLASYSAFQALTTPWFQVAEDSYANFIARTLRAAAKR; from the coding sequence ATGACCAATACCAACCGCCGCACCGCCCTGGCGCTGCTGGGTGCCGGGGCGGGCAGTGCCGCGCTGTTGCCCGGCGTCACGTGGGCACAGGAAATGCCGCGCCTGCGCTGGCGCCTTGCCTCCAGTTTTCCGAAGTCGTTGAACACGATTTTCGGCGCCACCGAGTATTTCACCAAGCGGGTGGCACAGCTCACCGAGGGCCGTTTCGAGATCCGTCCCTTCGCCGCCGGCGAGATTGTGCCGGCCTTGCAGGTGATGGACGCAGTCTCGACCAACACCGTGGAATGCGGCCATACCGGCAGTTTCTACTATATCGGCAAGAATCCGGCTTTTGCCTTCGGCACCGCCATCCCCTTCGGTATGAACATGCGCCAGCATAATGCCTGGCTCTACCATGGCGGCGGCAACGAATTGCTCAATGCCTTCTATAAGCAATACAAGATCCACGCCATTCCGCTGGGCAATACCGGGGCACAGATGGGCGGCTGGTTCCGCAAGGAACTGAGATCGGCCGCCGATCTCAACGGCCTGAAAATGCGCGTCGGCGGCATTGCCGGCCAGATCATGGCCAGGCTGGGCCTGGTGCCGCAGCAGATCGCCGCGGGCGATATCTATACCGCCCTGGAGAAAGGCACTATCGACGCCGCCGAATGGGTCGGGCCTTACGATGACGAGAAACTCGGTTTCCAGAAAGTGGCGCCGTTCTATTATTATCCGGGCTTCAACGAGAGCAGCACGGTGATCCACCTGTTCGTCAACCAGGAAGCCTGGGCTGCCCTGCCGCCGCTCTATCAGGCGGTGGTGGAGACGGCGGCGGCGGAAGCGCATACCTGGATGACGGCGCGCTACGATGCCGAGAATCCGGCGGCGTTGCGCCGGCTGCTGGCCGGTGGCACCAAGCTGCGCGCCTATCCCAACGACCTGATTGATGCCGCCTACCGCACAGCGCAGGCGCTCTATGCCGAACTGGCGGAGAAGAATCCCGAGTTCAAGACGCTTCTGGCTTCCTACAGTGCGTTCCAGGCCCTGACCACGCCGTGGTTCCAGGTGGCGGAAGATTCCTACGCCAACTTCATCGCCCGCACCTTGCGGGCAGCCGCCAAGCGGTGA
- a CDS encoding long-chain fatty acid--CoA ligase, with the protein MSSIYGLMQDRPLLISQFLTYAETYHGGREIVSRDGEGNEFRYDYRQAARRARQLAKALIRLGIKSGDRVATLAASHHRHFEMFYGVSGFGAVLHTVNPRLHDDQIVYICEHAEDRILFLDPEFLPLVARIAPRLTCIEHFVLLGGSDEIPADCPLPLNDYESMLACFDDDFAWPDFDERTASSLCYTSGTTGNPKGVLYSHRSTSLHAFAVCQNAAMGLSCLDALMPIAPMYHANAWSLPYLGPMLGAKLVLPGRRLDAESLHGLIEREQVSFCAAVPTIFISLLDYLERSGKRIDSLRKATIGGTAVPPDMIKLLRDKYGCFVAQVWGMTELSPLGTMTTLTHAVASLPEPDRLRFLALQGRVQFGLEIKLLDDAGQRVAHDGTTPGAMWVRGPWAAAGYFKNEGGPVLDGDGWMPTGDVGTINPEGYLRITDRMKDMIKSGGEWISSVDLENAAYALPEVRLAAAVAVHHPRWDERPLLVLQLHPGASLDKETVRHQLAGRFAKWWLPDDVVFIDDMPMTATGKIRKADLRSRFADHLSQAGLIETAG; encoded by the coding sequence ATGTCATCGATTTACGGCCTGATGCAGGACAGGCCCCTGCTGATCAGCCAGTTCCTCACCTACGCCGAAACCTATCATGGCGGCCGCGAGATCGTGTCGCGCGACGGCGAGGGCAATGAATTCCGCTACGATTACCGCCAAGCGGCCCGCCGCGCCCGCCAGCTCGCCAAGGCGCTGATCCGTTTAGGGATAAAGTCCGGCGACCGCGTTGCCACCCTGGCCGCCAGCCATCACCGTCATTTCGAGATGTTCTACGGCGTTTCCGGCTTCGGCGCCGTGCTGCACACGGTCAATCCCCGCCTGCATGACGATCAGATCGTCTATATCTGCGAGCATGCCGAGGACCGCATCCTGTTCCTCGACCCGGAATTCCTGCCGCTGGTGGCGCGCATCGCGCCACGACTGACATGTATCGAGCATTTCGTGTTGCTGGGCGGCAGCGATGAGATTCCCGCCGATTGCCCGCTGCCGCTGAATGACTACGAGTCAATGCTGGCCTGCTTCGACGATGATTTCGCCTGGCCGGATTTCGACGAACGCACCGCCTCCTCGCTCTGCTACACGTCGGGCACCACCGGCAATCCCAAGGGCGTGCTGTATTCGCACCGCTCGACATCGCTGCATGCCTTCGCCGTCTGCCAGAATGCGGCGATGGGCCTGAGCTGCCTGGACGCGCTGATGCCGATCGCGCCGATGTATCACGCCAATGCCTGGAGCCTGCCCTATCTCGGCCCCATGCTGGGCGCCAAGCTGGTGCTGCCGGGAAGGCGGCTGGACGCGGAATCGCTGCATGGCCTGATCGAACGCGAACAGGTGAGCTTCTGCGCTGCGGTCCCCACCATCTTCATCAGCCTGCTTGATTACCTGGAGCGCAGCGGCAAACGCATCGACAGCCTGCGCAAGGCGACCATCGGCGGCACCGCCGTGCCACCCGACATGATCAAGCTGCTGCGCGACAAATATGGCTGCTTCGTCGCCCAGGTCTGGGGCATGACCGAACTCAGCCCGCTCGGCACCATGACGACGCTGACCCACGCAGTGGCCAGCCTGCCCGAGCCGGATCGGCTGCGTTTCCTGGCCCTGCAGGGCCGCGTGCAATTCGGCCTCGAGATCAAGCTGCTGGACGATGCCGGCCAGCGTGTGGCGCATGACGGCACTACGCCGGGCGCCATGTGGGTGCGCGGCCCCTGGGCGGCAGCAGGCTATTTCAAGAATGAAGGCGGGCCGGTGCTGGATGGCGATGGCTGGATGCCCACCGGCGATGTCGGCACCATCAACCCGGAAGGCTATCTGCGCATCACCGACCGCATGAAGGACATGATCAAGTCCGGCGGCGAATGGATCAGTTCGGTGGATCTCGAGAATGCCGCCTACGCCTTGCCGGAAGTGCGGCTGGCCGCCGCCGTGGCGGTGCATCATCCGCGCTGGGATGAGCGGCCGCTGCTGGTGCTGCAACTGCATCCCGGCGCAAGCCTGGACAAGGAAACCGTGCGGCACCAGTTAGCCGGGCGTTTCGCCAAATGGTGGCTGCCCGACGACGTGGTATTCATCGACGACATGCCGATGACCGCGACCGGGAAGATCCGCAAAGCCGATTTGCGCAGCCGTTTCGCCGACCATCTCAGCCAGGCCGGCCTGATCGAAACCGCCGGCTGA
- a CDS encoding acyl-CoA dehydrogenase family protein — translation MTTPQISTHEVLNQSGAFTGVNSFTKDRILSAAVTREGGGWVAERATRLGAAVADPAWQEHAHLANTHTPELHSHDRFGHRVDRVDFHPSYHALMGLAFGSGVHSLAWTAQRKGAHVARAALSYLWNQLENGIGCPTGMAYSSIPSLGRVAPIREHFLPKVLAEDYDPRILPVAEKRAATIGMALTEKQGGSDLRANMTRAVPVNGGGEGGEYRLTGHKWFCSAPMSDAFLTLAQAPGGLGCFFVPRSLPDGSRNRFFIQRLKEKCGNRSNASSEIEYADTYAILIGEEGRGIRTSLEMAHLTRLDFAIGSAGLMRQALNLTLHHTFNRRAFQRTLADQPLMQAVLADLCLESEAATLLAFRVARAVDESPDSENARLLERILTPVAKFWNAKRAPPFVAECVECHGGNGFIEEQPMPRLYREAPLNGIWEGAGNLICLDVLRALEREPDCAEALMAEFLLVKGADATLDAHIAALDASLHDRQDWERRARHITIAIATAMEAALMVQFSHPAAAQAFIDSRCSGLANRAYGSLAAQARLRDIVERSRLD, via the coding sequence ATGACCACCCCACAGATCAGCACCCATGAAGTCCTGAACCAGTCCGGCGCCTTCACCGGCGTGAACAGTTTCACCAAGGACCGCATCCTGAGCGCCGCCGTGACGCGCGAGGGCGGTGGCTGGGTGGCCGAGCGCGCGACACGGCTGGGCGCTGCCGTGGCCGATCCAGCCTGGCAGGAGCATGCCCATCTCGCCAACACCCATACGCCCGAACTGCACAGCCATGACCGCTTCGGCCATCGCGTCGACCGCGTGGATTTCCACCCCAGCTATCATGCCCTGATGGGCCTGGCTTTCGGCTCCGGCGTGCATTCGTTGGCCTGGACAGCCCAGCGCAAGGGCGCGCATGTGGCCCGCGCCGCCCTGAGCTATCTCTGGAACCAGCTCGAAAACGGCATCGGCTGCCCCACCGGCATGGCTTATTCCTCGATCCCGAGTCTGGGCCGCGTGGCGCCGATCCGCGAGCATTTTCTGCCCAAGGTGCTGGCCGAGGATTATGACCCGCGCATTCTGCCAGTGGCAGAGAAACGCGCCGCCACCATCGGCATGGCACTGACCGAGAAGCAGGGCGGTTCGGACCTGCGTGCCAACATGACCCGTGCGGTGCCGGTGAATGGCGGCGGCGAGGGTGGCGAATACCGCCTCACCGGCCACAAATGGTTCTGCTCGGCGCCGATGAGCGATGCCTTCCTCACCCTGGCGCAGGCGCCCGGCGGATTGGGCTGTTTCTTCGTACCGCGCTCGCTGCCCGATGGTAGCCGCAACCGCTTCTTCATCCAACGCCTGAAGGAGAAATGCGGCAACCGCTCGAATGCCTCCAGCGAGATCGAATATGCCGATACCTATGCCATCCTGATCGGCGAGGAAGGTCGCGGTATCCGCACCTCGCTGGAAATGGCGCATCTCACGCGGCTGGATTTCGCCATCGGCTCGGCTGGCCTGATGCGCCAGGCGCTGAACCTCACCTTGCACCATACATTCAACCGCCGCGCCTTCCAGCGCACCCTGGCCGACCAGCCGCTGATGCAGGCGGTGCTGGCCGATCTCTGCCTGGAATCCGAGGCCGCCACCTTGCTCGCCTTCCGCGTCGCACGGGCCGTGGATGAATCGCCGGACTCCGAGAATGCCCGCCTGCTGGAACGCATCCTGACCCCGGTGGCGAAATTCTGGAATGCCAAGCGCGCGCCGCCTTTTGTCGCCGAATGCGTCGAATGCCATGGCGGCAATGGTTTCATCGAGGAGCAGCCGATGCCCCGGCTTTACCGCGAGGCGCCACTGAACGGCATCTGGGAAGGCGCTGGCAACCTGATCTGTCTGGACGTGCTGCGGGCGCTGGAACGCGAGCCGGATTGCGCCGAGGCATTGATGGCCGAATTCCTCCTGGTGAAAGGCGCCGACGCCACGCTCGATGCCCATATCGCGGCGCTGGATGCATCGCTGCATGACCGCCAGGATTGGGAACGCCGGGCCCGGCATATCACCATCGCCATTGCTACCGCCATGGAAGCCGCGCTGATGGTGCAATTCTCGCATCCGGCGGCAGCACAGGCGTTTATCGACTCACGCTGCAGCGGCCTTGCCAACCGCGCCTATGGCAGTCTGGCCGCACAGGCGCGGCTGCGCGACATCGTCGAGCGTTCGCGCCTGGATTGA